A single window of Emcibacter nanhaiensis DNA harbors:
- a CDS encoding phytoene desaturase family protein gives MSDYDIVALGGGHNGLTAAAYMAKAGKKVLVLERKPHAGGGVSTRELTLPGYHHDEHSNVHIMIQGNPMLREDELGLLSKFGLEYNYPELPHATIFDDGRVILSYKDLDKTCEGIAKFSEKDAEAYRKFVHMSQQVLPMFMAGLYAPPFPMGAFVAMMDQSDEGRFLLDIMSRSALDVADMYFESDLLKIHIVRLVTENLQMPDELGTGMGAFLMPGIIHTYGVSQPVGGSGKLTEALIRCIEHYGGEVRCNAEVGKVLTSSGKAAGVELVDGETFMAKDGVIGAIHPHVLRKFVDGVPEPVLKRAENVTPSTFSICLTHMALKERARLYAPEAEGAVMTELMSTDSMHEMLLDYDKLRRGYIPDRRLIAGGDNTVNDPTRAPAGAGVFYGVTFAPYELYDGGHARWDEVKEEVADGSLAYYRKFYSNLTDDNILARLVRSPLDHERDSPASFLKGDVHGCAPFMYQSVGHRPTPDLGHFTVPGVEGLYLVGPFMHPGGGVFGAGRATAIQMMDDMDIDYDKVLGGDVQ, from the coding sequence ATGAGTGACTATGATATCGTCGCCCTCGGCGGCGGCCACAATGGCCTGACCGCGGCGGCCTATATGGCCAAGGCCGGAAAAAAGGTTCTGGTACTGGAGCGCAAGCCCCATGCCGGCGGCGGGGTATCGACCCGGGAACTGACCCTGCCGGGCTACCATCATGACGAACACAGCAACGTGCATATCATGATCCAGGGCAATCCCATGCTGCGGGAGGATGAACTGGGCCTGCTGAGCAAATTCGGCCTGGAATATAACTATCCCGAGCTGCCCCATGCCACCATTTTCGACGACGGCCGGGTGATCCTGTCCTACAAGGACCTGGACAAGACCTGCGAAGGCATTGCCAAATTTTCCGAGAAGGATGCGGAAGCTTACCGCAAATTCGTGCATATGAGCCAGCAGGTGCTGCCCATGTTCATGGCCGGCCTGTATGCGCCGCCGTTTCCGATGGGCGCCTTTGTCGCCATGATGGACCAGAGCGATGAAGGCCGCTTCCTACTCGACATCATGTCGCGCAGCGCCCTTGATGTGGCCGACATGTATTTTGAAAGCGACCTGCTGAAAATTCATATTGTGCGGCTGGTCACGGAAAACCTGCAGATGCCCGATGAGCTGGGCACCGGCATGGGCGCTTTCCTGATGCCGGGCATTATCCATACCTACGGCGTGTCGCAACCGGTCGGCGGCAGCGGCAAGCTGACCGAGGCGCTGATCCGCTGTATCGAACATTACGGCGGCGAGGTCCGTTGCAATGCCGAGGTCGGCAAGGTGCTGACCTCTTCCGGCAAGGCCGCCGGGGTCGAGCTGGTGGACGGCGAAACCTTTATGGCGAAAGACGGTGTCATTGGCGCCATTCATCCCCATGTGCTGCGCAAGTTCGTCGACGGGGTGCCGGAACCGGTGCTGAAGCGGGCGGAAAATGTCACACCTTCCACCTTCTCCATCTGCCTCACCCATATGGCGCTCAAGGAACGGGCCAGGCTCTATGCGCCCGAGGCAGAGGGTGCGGTGATGACAGAACTGATGTCCACCGACAGCATGCACGAGATGCTGCTGGATTATGACAAGCTGCGCCGCGGTTATATCCCGGACCGCCGCCTGATCGCCGGCGGCGACAATACGGTCAATGACCCGACCAGGGCCCCGGCCGGCGCCGGGGTCTTTTACGGCGTGACCTTCGCCCCCTATGAGCTTTATGACGGCGGCCACGCGCGTTGGGACGAGGTCAAGGAAGAGGTGGCAGACGGCAGCCTCGCCTATTATCGCAAGTTCTACAGCAACCTCACTGACGACAATATCCTGGCCCGGCTGGTGCGCTCGCCGCTGGATCACGAACGCGACAGCCCGGCGAGCTTCCTCAAGGGCGACGTGCATGGCTGCGCCCCCTTCATGTATCAGTCGGTCGGTCACCGCCCGACCCCGGACCTGGGTCACTTCACCGTGCCCGGGGTGGAGGGCCTCTATCTGGTCGGCCCCTTCATGCATCCCGGCGGCGGGGTATTCGGCGCCGGTCGCGCCACGGCGATCCAGATGATGGACGACATGGATATTGATTATGACAAGGTTCTGGGCGGAGACGTGCAATGA
- a CDS encoding SDR family NAD(P)-dependent oxidoreductase: MENRGLLAGKVAIITGAAGGIGAATAELMLARGASVVLADIAFDRAQQLAGRLGENCWPVELDLASEESIKAMVEKAVSHFGRLDILHNNAAALGPDIAEADGDVEHMQTRIWDMAFTVNCRGSMIATREALPHLVQSKGCVINTVSNLALQGHVIQAAYSASKAAIIQMTRSVAASHGRKGVRANAVAPGMTMTPALKEAFPPHIRKLVEDETLRDQLGEPEDIAEVAAFLASDAARNITGQVIVADGGLASHVPGIAGFMALGDN, from the coding sequence ATGGAAAATCGTGGCCTGCTGGCCGGCAAGGTGGCCATAATCACCGGCGCCGCCGGCGGAATTGGCGCGGCGACTGCGGAACTGATGCTGGCGCGCGGCGCGTCGGTGGTGTTGGCCGACATTGCTTTTGACCGGGCGCAGCAATTGGCCGGTCGGCTTGGCGAAAACTGCTGGCCGGTGGAGCTTGACCTGGCGTCTGAAGAGTCGATCAAAGCCATGGTGGAGAAAGCCGTCAGCCATTTCGGCCGGCTCGATATCCTGCATAATAATGCGGCGGCGCTCGGGCCGGACATCGCTGAAGCCGACGGGGATGTGGAGCATATGCAGACCCGCATCTGGGACATGGCCTTCACCGTCAATTGCCGCGGCAGCATGATTGCCACCCGGGAGGCCCTGCCGCATCTGGTGCAGAGCAAGGGCTGTGTGATCAATACGGTGTCCAACCTGGCCCTGCAGGGACATGTGATCCAGGCGGCCTATAGTGCCTCCAAGGCGGCGATCATCCAGATGACCCGCTCGGTGGCGGCATCCCATGGCCGCAAGGGTGTGCGCGCCAATGCGGTGGCGCCGGGCATGACCATGACCCCGGCCCTCAAGGAGGCCTTCCCCCCGCATATCCGCAAGCTGGTGGAGGATGAAACCCTGCGCGACCAACTGGGCGAACCGGAAGATATCGCCGAAGTGGCGGCGTTCCTCGCCTCTGACGCGGCGCGCAATATTACCGGACAAGTGATCGTCGCTGACGGCGGTCTCGCCAGTCATGTGCCGGGCATTGCCGGTTTCATGGCGCTTGGCGACAATTAG
- a CDS encoding TonB-dependent receptor, with amino-acid sequence MKKTLKLMALTGVSMAVLTQAGYAEEQAEGENTFAIEEIVITAQRKAESLQEASISVDAVNGAKLLKKGIANAKDLNKSVPALTIADGGGATSAIFIRGVGNRTTSSYIDPAVAVSYDGVYMGRASAAAGSVFFDLERVEVLKGPQGTLYGRNATGGAINILPVKPSLDEMNGFLTAGYGNYDAFQMQGAINAPLSDTVALRVAGNYSKRDGFNKDGTSDEDTHGFRAQLLFQPNDNLSVRIGADYTKIGGVGPGSTYEGNYSSDGEGGYTLVPSGLDIDEGMNTEAGNAYRNTLLGAPAFDFFNDIQDDWYQDNKYYGVNAEINYTIDGGTFTIIPAWRRVDQDSKWGLPSFNSGWIQERDEQYSVEARFTSDSEGPLNYIVGGYFFNEEVEGNNTFNQEFVLPLQEYLQETTAWAAFGQLTYDVTDTFRVIGGIRYTDDKKDFDGLIENFITFCGGLPPSNVVPPASFATCAGNMPHYPTLDNPQQAFDWLHANGWVDPAITYTPGSVQVLPLLNGAGTILKTYEPVNDTYNNTKVTWRAAMEWDVSDDSMLYASFETGYRSGGFQLAEGIPTYEPEYIDAWTIGSKNRFLDGRLQLNAELFWWDYKDQQITYFTISNSALVSLTDNVGQATSKGADIDLIWAATENTIINAKVQYLDATYDDLHFFTASPRDNINCPYTYTGEIADGAEIKDFDCSGNQAIYSPKWSINLGIEQTFPIGDYNLIASVDTRWRDDQWGGFEQIEHEFIEAHFVTSADLTFEPVDGKWSVTAYIHNIEDTRHRATTQAAPTGQAVTVFGAPMTYGVRLSANF; translated from the coding sequence ATGAAAAAAACACTCAAGTTAATGGCTCTGACCGGTGTGTCGATGGCGGTGCTGACCCAGGCCGGCTATGCCGAGGAACAGGCAGAGGGCGAAAATACATTTGCTATTGAGGAGATCGTGATTACCGCCCAGCGCAAGGCGGAAAGCCTGCAAGAGGCGTCCATCTCCGTGGATGCGGTGAATGGCGCGAAGCTTCTGAAGAAAGGGATCGCCAACGCCAAGGATCTGAACAAATCCGTGCCGGCTCTGACGATTGCTGACGGTGGCGGGGCAACCTCTGCCATCTTTATTCGCGGTGTTGGCAACCGGACCACGTCCAGCTATATTGATCCGGCCGTTGCCGTCAGTTACGACGGCGTTTATATGGGGCGCGCTTCCGCAGCGGCAGGGTCCGTTTTTTTTGATCTGGAACGTGTCGAGGTTCTGAAAGGTCCGCAGGGGACGCTTTACGGACGAAATGCGACCGGCGGCGCCATCAATATTCTGCCGGTCAAACCTAGCCTGGATGAAATGAACGGCTTCCTGACCGCGGGCTACGGAAACTATGATGCTTTCCAGATGCAGGGTGCGATCAACGCCCCGCTCAGCGATACCGTGGCGCTCCGTGTGGCTGGTAACTATTCCAAGCGCGACGGGTTTAACAAGGATGGCACTTCGGATGAGGATACCCATGGGTTCCGCGCCCAGCTGCTGTTCCAGCCCAATGACAACCTGAGTGTCCGCATTGGCGCGGACTATACCAAAATCGGCGGTGTCGGCCCGGGGTCCACGTATGAGGGCAACTATTCCTCCGATGGGGAGGGCGGCTACACGCTGGTGCCGTCAGGCCTGGATATTGACGAGGGTATGAATACCGAGGCGGGCAATGCCTATCGCAATACTTTGCTTGGCGCGCCGGCTTTTGACTTTTTCAACGATATTCAGGACGACTGGTATCAGGACAATAAATATTATGGCGTAAATGCGGAAATCAATTACACCATCGACGGGGGGACCTTTACCATTATCCCCGCATGGCGCCGGGTGGACCAGGACAGCAAGTGGGGGCTTCCTTCCTTTAACAGCGGCTGGATTCAGGAGCGTGACGAACAGTATAGCGTCGAGGCCCGCTTCACCAGCGACAGTGAAGGCCCGCTGAACTATATTGTCGGCGGTTACTTTTTCAATGAAGAAGTGGAAGGCAATAATACCTTTAACCAGGAATTTGTGCTGCCGTTGCAGGAATATCTGCAGGAAACCACGGCATGGGCGGCTTTCGGTCAGTTGACCTATGACGTTACCGATACTTTCCGGGTGATCGGCGGTATTCGCTATACCGACGACAAGAAAGACTTTGACGGCCTGATCGAAAACTTCATTACCTTCTGCGGCGGTCTGCCGCCGAGCAATGTTGTGCCGCCGGCCTCTTTCGCCACCTGCGCCGGCAATATGCCGCATTATCCGACCCTGGATAATCCGCAGCAGGCTTTCGACTGGCTGCATGCCAACGGCTGGGTTGATCCGGCGATTACCTATACGCCGGGGTCTGTCCAAGTGCTTCCGTTGCTGAACGGGGCGGGGACGATCCTGAAAACCTATGAACCGGTGAACGATACCTACAACAATACCAAGGTGACCTGGCGCGCGGCCATGGAATGGGATGTGTCCGATGATTCCATGCTTTATGCGAGCTTTGAAACCGGGTACCGTTCCGGCGGTTTCCAGCTGGCGGAGGGCATTCCAACCTATGAGCCTGAATATATCGACGCCTGGACCATCGGGTCCAAGAACCGGTTTCTTGACGGGCGCCTGCAGCTCAATGCGGAACTTTTCTGGTGGGACTACAAGGATCAGCAGATCACCTATTTCACCATTTCCAACAGCGCTCTGGTCAGTCTGACCGACAACGTGGGGCAGGCCACCAGCAAAGGGGCTGACATCGACCTGATCTGGGCGGCGACAGAAAACACAATCATCAACGCCAAGGTCCAGTACCTTGATGCCACCTATGATGATCTTCATTTCTTCACCGCATCGCCCCGCGACAATATCAATTGTCCCTACACCTATACCGGCGAAATCGCGGATGGGGCAGAGATCAAGGACTTTGACTGTTCCGGCAACCAGGCGATCTATTCTCCGAAATGGTCCATCAACCTGGGCATCGAGCAGACATTCCCGATCGGTGACTATAACCTGATTGCATCGGTCGACACGCGCTGGCGGGATGATCAGTGGGGCGGGTTCGAACAGATTGAGCATGAGTTCATCGAGGCCCATTTCGTGACGAGTGCCGACCTGACTTTTGAACCGGTTGACGGAAAATGGTCCGTGACGGCCTATATCCACAACATCGAGGACACGCGCCATCGCGCCACAACCCAGGCGGCGCCGACCGGCCAGGCTGTGACCGTCTTCGGCGCGCCGATGACCTATGGAGTACGCCTGAGCGCCAACTTCTGA
- a CDS encoding LysR family transcriptional regulator, whose product MRFQRLDLNLLVALDALLAEKSVSQAADRICLSQSATSSALGRLREYFEDDLLVLKGRQMVLTPRGEELIEPVRAVLEKIRTTIAIAPPFDPATSDRSIAIAASDYATEVLLSAAVQKLSEEAPHMQFEILPLTDNLTEKLERGQMDLLITIDSAISSEHPSEFLFEDDYVVVGWDDNPALKQPLTREMFFDMEHVVVRFGKSRAPSHVEHYLNDQSLIRKEQIAAPSFISVAGFVIGSNRIATMHRRLARRLARVLPLKVMPVPIEIPSVRLSVQWSSASCNDPAIEWMVDHLRDIAKEKAPSGVVHDGIDWGGDRKQRGAGGGVRPGVFG is encoded by the coding sequence ATGCGTTTTCAAAGACTGGATCTGAATTTGCTGGTGGCGCTGGATGCCTTGCTGGCGGAAAAAAGTGTTTCGCAGGCGGCGGACAGGATTTGTCTGAGCCAGTCCGCGACCAGCAGTGCATTGGGGCGGCTCAGGGAATATTTTGAAGATGACCTGCTGGTGCTTAAAGGGCGCCAGATGGTGCTGACCCCCCGGGGCGAAGAGCTGATCGAACCGGTCAGGGCCGTGCTGGAGAAAATCCGCACAACCATCGCCATTGCGCCGCCGTTTGATCCCGCGACCTCCGACCGGTCCATTGCCATCGCCGCCTCCGACTATGCCACTGAGGTATTGCTTTCGGCAGCAGTGCAGAAGCTGTCTGAGGAAGCGCCGCACATGCAGTTTGAAATCCTGCCTCTGACTGACAATCTGACCGAAAAGCTGGAGCGGGGCCAGATGGATTTGCTGATCACTATCGACAGCGCTATTTCCTCGGAGCACCCCAGTGAATTTTTGTTTGAAGATGATTATGTGGTTGTCGGTTGGGATGATAACCCGGCGCTTAAGCAACCGCTGACCAGGGAGATGTTCTTCGACATGGAACATGTGGTGGTGCGGTTCGGAAAGTCGCGTGCCCCTTCCCATGTGGAACATTACCTCAATGACCAGTCGCTGATCCGCAAGGAACAGATCGCAGCGCCGTCCTTTATTTCCGTGGCCGGGTTTGTCATCGGCTCGAACCGCATCGCCACCATGCATCGGCGCCTGGCGCGCAGGCTGGCCCGGGTGCTGCCGCTGAAAGTGATGCCAGTACCGATTGAAATCCCGTCGGTCAGGCTTTCTGTGCAGTGGAGCAGCGCCAGCTGCAATGATCCCGCGATCGAATGGATGGTGGACCATCTGCGGGATATCGCAAAGGAAAAGGCGCCGTCCGGCGTGGTGCATGACGGCATCGACTGGGGCGGGGATCGTAAACAGAGGGGAGCGGGCGGCGGGGTTCGTCCGGGAGTATTCGGCTAG
- a CDS encoding VOC family protein, producing the protein MSILGVESVIFGVDDLETCTRFWEDFGLVPVSRDETESIFEVASGSRVIVRRNGDARLPQPFEGNGVKETIWGVDSEENLEKLVAGLAEDLEVTRDADGTAHCVCPDGQPIGLRVWNKRDVLSQPDAVNAPGCIQRLNQHRKWRHKAIPKTINHVVFFSDDYVSSYEFYRDKLGFRYTDHSKGVGIFARADGTYEHHSIFWVNTDLPVAPDHFGFMHIAFGLEDIDEVMLGANIMDKKGWKNTSMNSSGGISRHRISSAIYYYIDNPCGGEAEYHADTDYLDDNWVPRAWDFKFGSLLWSHNAPPIFRGDDIPWDMTFDADESSFEPYRKANKKDLDKDLAGLTDDDEHAI; encoded by the coding sequence ATGAGCATATTAGGTGTAGAAAGCGTTATCTTCGGCGTGGACGACCTCGAAACCTGCACCAGGTTCTGGGAGGACTTCGGTCTTGTGCCAGTCTCCCGCGATGAGACGGAAAGCATTTTTGAAGTGGCCAGCGGATCGCGGGTGATCGTGCGCCGGAATGGCGACGCGCGCCTGCCGCAGCCGTTCGAGGGCAATGGCGTCAAGGAAACCATCTGGGGCGTTGACAGCGAAGAAAACCTGGAAAAACTGGTCGCGGGTCTGGCCGAGGACCTGGAAGTGACCCGGGATGCGGACGGCACCGCCCATTGCGTCTGTCCCGACGGGCAACCGATCGGGCTTAGGGTCTGGAACAAACGCGATGTGCTTTCCCAGCCCGATGCGGTCAATGCGCCGGGCTGCATCCAGCGGCTCAACCAGCATCGTAAATGGCGCCACAAGGCAATCCCCAAGACCATCAACCATGTGGTGTTTTTCTCGGACGACTATGTGTCGTCCTATGAATTTTACCGGGACAAGCTGGGCTTCCGCTATACGGATCATTCCAAGGGCGTAGGCATTTTCGCCCGGGCTGACGGCACCTATGAACATCACAGCATTTTCTGGGTCAACACGGACCTGCCTGTCGCGCCGGATCATTTCGGTTTCATGCATATCGCTTTCGGTCTCGAGGATATCGATGAAGTAATGCTGGGCGCCAACATCATGGACAAGAAGGGCTGGAAGAACACTTCCATGAACAGTTCCGGCGGTATTTCCCGGCACCGTATTTCCTCTGCCATTTATTATTACATCGATAATCCCTGTGGCGGCGAGGCGGAATATCATGCCGACACCGACTATCTGGATGACAACTGGGTGCCCCGGGCCTGGGACTTCAAGTTCGGGTCGCTCTTATGGTCCCACAATGCGCCGCCGATTTTCCGCGGTGACGACATCCCCTGGGACATGACGTTTGACGCAGACGAAAGTTCGTTCGAGCCCTACCGCAAGGCCAACAAAAAGGATCTGGACAAGGATCTGGCCGGTCTGACGGACGACGACGAACACGCAATTTAA
- a CDS encoding sulfatase family protein encodes MAVKATRREFIAAAAAAGVLSSTSFAKSGKADAPPNIIFIMADDIGYADVGVYGQRHIGTPNIDKLARDGLMLTQGYANSSICSPTRTALATGCYQQRFVIGLEEPVGRDAPEDIGLPLEQPTIASVLKKQGYHTALVGKWHLGDTPWHGPLQHGYDHFFGIQKGAADYFRHRVEFDRDAPGDGLYLDNEPVERQGYLTKLFADETIDIIRKSGGKTPFFISLHFNAPHWPWEGPHDEEVSGKLKSIFHMDGGTLETYAEMVRSMDSNIGRVLATLDELNIADNTIVIFTSDNGGERFSDTWPFVGVKGELLEGGIRVPLTIRWPARIKPGSLSDQVMTSMDFAPTLLKAAGGTPANYSFDGMDLLPVLLGEEKPRERTLFWRFKANEQAAVRQGEWKYLKMADQEHLFNVVRDPRERAELKHRHPEKFAELKALHAKWNKGMLPYPDSSFSEDVHRSYSDRY; translated from the coding sequence ATGGCTGTCAAAGCGACAAGGCGAGAATTTATTGCCGCTGCCGCAGCCGCCGGTGTCCTTTCCTCTACCTCCTTCGCCAAATCCGGCAAAGCCGACGCACCACCCAACATTATTTTCATCATGGCGGATGATATCGGCTATGCCGATGTCGGCGTATACGGCCAGCGCCATATCGGCACCCCCAATATTGACAAACTGGCCCGCGACGGCCTGATGCTAACGCAGGGATATGCCAATTCCAGCATCTGTTCACCGACCCGGACCGCACTGGCCACCGGCTGCTACCAGCAGCGCTTTGTCATTGGCCTGGAGGAACCGGTGGGCCGCGATGCGCCTGAGGATATCGGCCTGCCGCTGGAGCAGCCGACCATTGCCTCGGTGCTGAAAAAACAGGGCTATCATACGGCGCTGGTGGGGAAGTGGCATCTTGGCGACACCCCGTGGCATGGCCCTCTGCAGCATGGTTATGATCATTTCTTCGGCATCCAGAAGGGGGCCGCGGACTATTTCCGCCACCGGGTCGAATTCGACAGGGACGCGCCGGGCGATGGTCTTTACCTGGACAATGAGCCGGTTGAACGGCAGGGCTATCTGACGAAACTTTTTGCCGACGAGACCATCGATATCATTCGCAAGTCCGGCGGCAAAACTCCTTTTTTCATCAGCCTTCATTTCAACGCGCCGCACTGGCCGTGGGAAGGACCCCATGACGAGGAAGTGTCCGGCAAGCTCAAATCCATTTTTCATATGGACGGCGGCACGCTGGAAACCTATGCGGAAATGGTCCGCAGCATGGATTCAAACATCGGCCGGGTGCTTGCCACACTGGACGAACTGAATATTGCCGACAATACCATCGTCATTTTTACCAGCGATAACGGCGGCGAGCGTTTTTCCGATACCTGGCCCTTTGTCGGGGTCAAGGGCGAACTGCTGGAAGGCGGCATCCGGGTGCCGTTGACCATACGCTGGCCGGCGCGGATCAAGCCGGGTTCATTGTCGGACCAAGTGATGACATCGATGGATTTTGCCCCGACCCTGCTCAAGGCGGCCGGCGGCACCCCGGCGAACTATAGTTTTGACGGTATGGATCTGTTGCCGGTGTTGCTGGGCGAGGAAAAACCTCGGGAACGGACCCTCTTTTGGCGTTTCAAGGCCAACGAGCAGGCCGCCGTGCGCCAGGGCGAGTGGAAATATCTCAAGATGGCGGACCAGGAGCATCTGTTCAATGTGGTCCGCGATCCCCGCGAACGGGCCGAGCTGAAGCACAGGCATCCGGAAAAATTCGCCGAACTCAAGGCCCTGCATGCCAAATGGAACAAGGGCATGCTGCCCTATCCGGACAGTAGTTTTTCTGAAGACGTGCATCGGTCCTACTCAGACCGCTATTAG
- a CDS encoding LacI family DNA-binding transcriptional regulator, with the protein MAGTRPKKAITAYDVADHAGVSQSAVSRTFTPGASISAKTKAKVLASAKALGYRPNFIAKSLITRKSGITGVALGYADNPFYPALMEELMKRLSRQGRRFLLFNGDPQRDSDPELEEILRYQVDALILMSSTLSSHLAADCKDAGIPVVLINRRTEDGSTSSVTGDNFVGARKIAEFLMAGGHQRPAFLAGAENSSTNREREEGFRAGLSAAGGTAPLRACGNYQLEGARQATRELLASPDRPDAIFCANDHMAIGALEVARYEFGLDVGREISIVGFDDVDMAAWPSFDLTTYSQPVNEMAEAAMELIDLEEKAEPVHRRIPGELIIRKSARNPK; encoded by the coding sequence GTGGCCGGAACACGTCCCAAGAAAGCCATAACCGCCTATGATGTGGCAGATCACGCCGGCGTTTCCCAATCGGCCGTGTCGCGCACCTTTACGCCCGGGGCCAGCATATCGGCCAAGACCAAGGCAAAGGTTCTGGCGTCGGCCAAGGCACTGGGTTACCGGCCCAACTTCATCGCCAAGTCCCTGATCACCCGCAAGTCCGGGATTACCGGCGTCGCCCTGGGCTATGCGGATAATCCTTTCTACCCGGCCTTGATGGAGGAATTGATGAAACGGCTGTCCCGGCAGGGGCGCCGCTTCCTGTTGTTTAACGGCGACCCGCAACGGGATTCCGATCCGGAACTGGAGGAAATCCTGCGCTATCAGGTAGACGCCCTGATCCTGATGTCCTCTACCCTGTCCTCCCACCTGGCGGCCGATTGCAAGGACGCCGGGATTCCGGTTGTGCTGATCAACCGCCGGACAGAAGACGGCAGCACCTCCAGCGTGACCGGAGACAATTTTGTCGGCGCCCGGAAAATCGCCGAATTCCTGATGGCTGGTGGTCACCAGCGACCGGCCTTCCTCGCCGGCGCGGAAAACAGTTCCACCAACCGGGAGCGGGAAGAGGGTTTCCGCGCCGGTCTTTCCGCCGCCGGTGGTACGGCGCCACTCCGCGCCTGTGGCAACTATCAGCTGGAAGGCGCCCGGCAGGCCACTCGCGAACTGCTGGCTAGCCCGGACCGGCCGGACGCCATTTTCTGCGCCAACGATCACATGGCCATCGGCGCCCTGGAAGTGGCGCGCTATGAATTCGGCCTTGATGTGGGGCGGGAGATTTCCATTGTCGGCTTCGATGATGTGGATATGGCCGCCTGGCCCAGTTTCGATCTTACCACCTATTCCCAGCCGGTTAACGAAATGGCCGAAGCCGCCATGGAACTGATCGACCTGGAGGAAAAAGCAGAGCCGGTCCACCGGCGCATTCCGGGTGAGTTGATTATCCGCAAAAGCGCCAGAAATCCAAAATAA
- a CDS encoding NAD-dependent epimerase/dehydratase family protein yields MTIIVTGAGGFVGRQVVARLLESGRKVVAMDSNLSAFEEQDGLVLVAGDLCDPHTLDKAFDRDIEGLVHLASVPGGAAEQDPGLSRRVNIDASLDLLDKAKAGGGKPRVVFASTIAVYGAPLPAQGVDDSTPLLPKLVYGAHKAMIETAVGTMSRRGEVEGMSLRLPGIVARPKGPSGLKSAFMSNLFHAFLAGEDFICPVSAQATMWMMSVSQCAQNIVHGLEVDPGLLPASRAMTLPALNITMEELVESVARATAQSTSLVSYKPDGALEAAFGTHPPLTTAAADRGGFCHDKEVDAMVERAIGVIKAS; encoded by the coding sequence ATGACAATAATCGTTACGGGAGCCGGGGGATTTGTGGGGCGACAGGTGGTCGCCAGATTGCTCGAATCAGGTCGCAAAGTGGTCGCCATGGACAGCAACCTGTCCGCTTTTGAAGAGCAGGACGGTCTGGTGCTGGTCGCCGGTGACCTGTGCGACCCGCACACTCTGGATAAAGCATTTGATCGGGATATAGAGGGCCTTGTTCATCTGGCCTCGGTCCCGGGCGGGGCGGCGGAACAGGATCCGGGCCTGTCCCGACGGGTCAATATTGATGCCTCACTGGATCTGCTGGACAAAGCGAAGGCCGGCGGCGGCAAGCCGCGGGTGGTTTTTGCCAGCACCATTGCCGTCTACGGCGCCCCCTTGCCAGCGCAGGGTGTGGATGATTCGACGCCGTTGTTGCCAAAGCTGGTTTACGGCGCGCACAAGGCGATGATTGAAACCGCGGTGGGCACCATGTCCCGGCGCGGCGAGGTCGAAGGCATGAGTTTGCGCCTGCCGGGCATTGTCGCCCGGCCCAAGGGGCCGTCGGGGCTCAAATCCGCCTTCATGAGCAATCTGTTCCACGCTTTCCTGGCGGGCGAGGATTTCATCTGCCCGGTCTCTGCGCAGGCGACCATGTGGATGATGTCGGTGAGCCAGTGCGCGCAGAATATTGTGCATGGACTGGAGGTCGATCCGGGGCTGCTGCCGGCGTCGCGGGCCATGACCCTGCCGGCGCTCAATATCACAATGGAAGAACTTGTGGAGTCGGTGGCGCGGGCAACTGCGCAGAGTACATCACTGGTCAGTTATAAGCCGGACGGGGCGCTTGAAGCAGCCTTCGGCACCCATCCGCCGCTGACAACGGCAGCGGCAGACCGGGGCGGTTTTTGTCATGACAAGGAAGTTGATGCGATGGTGGAAAGAGCCATTGGGGTTATCAAGGCGAGCTGA
- a CDS encoding antibiotic biosynthesis monooxygenase family protein, whose translation MIQEIAQIKIDPARAADFEAAVANSAPVFKAAKGCRGMKLEKVIEDPACYRLLVTWETVEDHMVHFRDSDGFRTWRANAGPFFVDPPVVVHSVLVENYF comes from the coding sequence ATGATTCAGGAAATTGCACAGATCAAAATCGACCCGGCCAGAGCGGCGGATTTCGAGGCCGCGGTGGCAAATTCAGCGCCGGTTTTCAAGGCCGCCAAGGGATGCCGCGGCATGAAGCTGGAGAAGGTGATCGAGGATCCTGCCTGTTACCGCCTGCTGGTGACCTGGGAGACGGTCGAGGACCATATGGTGCATTTCCGGGACTCGGACGGTTTCCGGACCTGGCGGGCGAACGCCGGGCCTTTTTTTGTTGACCCGCCCGTTGTGGTGCATAGTGTGCTGGTGGAAAATTATTTCTAG